One Luteibacter aegosomaticola genomic window carries:
- a CDS encoding sensor histidine kinase: protein MADNPAFSSRSLTVWCGGVFAGVSMAQILSAAVWNHQYGTHIFWFPGAVLLGALLTNDLDRWAALSGAAYLGLFATGMAFGLPAGDTALVLAAALLLVPLAAWLLRQMPYALLKLDDFTRLAALVIVAVAALPALSAMLVEYAARFTTFRGSILSDWPNIAMAHSLGYVLYLPVWFSLRNPDAAVRQPGTLTVLFVVLMILGLCALGVLWYTLGDRPGLVPVMCLAPAPVVIFAIVRTQMSGSSVTIFLIALLAAHMSVHGYGPYIADTPPNSTLAVQLWSLLAALCALILSVVVEQRYSSRRALGRAHEDLRELAGRLIATQEQERARLARDLHDDINQRLAASSIGLSALRRQVVPALHGEVNHLRELLVSISEDVRQLSRQLHPSVLEHAGLRDALEALCHIPHRVNGPEIVLIADRGLDRLSHDIALCFYRVTQEAIANALRHAAATRLTIKASIDVEGASLWIFDNGRGFDPAEDEHARPGLGLISMNERAKLLGGRFELRSAPGKGVDLWMHIPLDPP, encoded by the coding sequence GTGGCGGACAACCCGGCGTTCTCGTCACGGAGCCTTACCGTGTGGTGCGGTGGCGTCTTCGCGGGCGTCAGCATGGCCCAGATACTCTCGGCCGCCGTGTGGAACCACCAATACGGCACACATATCTTCTGGTTCCCCGGTGCCGTCCTGCTGGGCGCCCTGCTCACGAACGACCTGGACCGCTGGGCAGCCCTTTCCGGCGCGGCGTACCTGGGCCTGTTTGCGACCGGCATGGCGTTCGGACTGCCCGCCGGCGATACCGCGCTGGTCCTGGCCGCCGCCCTGCTACTCGTACCGCTGGCCGCCTGGCTCCTTCGGCAGATGCCCTACGCGCTGCTCAAACTCGATGATTTCACCCGCCTGGCCGCGCTGGTGATCGTCGCCGTGGCTGCACTGCCCGCGCTTTCCGCGATGCTGGTGGAGTACGCCGCGCGTTTCACGACCTTTCGCGGCAGCATCCTCAGCGACTGGCCGAACATCGCGATGGCCCACTCGCTTGGTTACGTGCTGTATCTCCCGGTCTGGTTCAGCTTGCGCAATCCCGACGCCGCCGTGCGCCAGCCGGGCACGCTCACCGTGCTGTTCGTCGTCCTTATGATTCTGGGCCTCTGCGCTCTCGGCGTGCTCTGGTACACGCTGGGCGACCGGCCGGGCCTGGTCCCGGTGATGTGCCTTGCGCCTGCGCCGGTCGTCATCTTCGCCATCGTGCGCACGCAGATGTCGGGTAGCTCGGTCACCATCTTCCTGATCGCCCTGCTGGCCGCGCACATGAGCGTGCATGGCTACGGCCCCTATATCGCCGACACACCGCCCAACAGCACGCTTGCCGTGCAGTTGTGGAGCCTCTTGGCTGCGCTCTGCGCGCTGATCCTGTCGGTGGTGGTAGAGCAGCGTTACTCGAGCCGGCGTGCGCTTGGCCGCGCGCATGAAGACCTGCGTGAGTTGGCGGGCCGGCTCATCGCGACACAGGAACAGGAACGCGCACGGCTGGCGCGCGACCTGCACGACGACATCAACCAGCGCCTGGCTGCCTCGTCGATCGGGCTTTCCGCATTGCGCCGTCAGGTCGTGCCCGCACTGCATGGCGAGGTAAATCACCTGCGCGAGCTGCTGGTCTCCATTTCCGAAGACGTGCGCCAGCTCTCCCGGCAGTTGCACCCCAGCGTGCTGGAGCATGCTGGCCTGCGCGATGCGCTGGAGGCGCTCTGCCACATTCCCCATCGCGTCAACGGGCCGGAGATCGTCCTCATCGCCGATCGCGGCCTGGATCGCCTTTCCCACGACATCGCCCTTTGCTTCTACCGCGTCACCCAGGAAGCGATCGCCAACGCGCTCCGCCACGCCGCCGCGACCCGCCTCACCATCAAGGCATCGATCGATGTGGAGGGCGCATCGTTGTGGATCTTCGACAACGGACGCGGCTTCGATCCGGCCGAAGACGAACACGCACGGCCGGGGCTCGGCTTGATCAGCATGAACGAACGCGCCAAGCTGCTGGGCGGCCGGTTTGAGCTGAGAAGCGCACCCGGCAAGGGCGTGGACCTCTGGATGCATATACCGCTGGATCCGCCATGA
- a CDS encoding tetratricopeptide repeat protein, with product MQKLLLSLILLVATAAASAADSPKDVQALIARGDYPGAEAALREAITDHPQSAKAHYVLAEVLAHEGNIGEAKTEANKAASLDPATHFTDPAKFQAFQQKLNEALAPVSANRSPAASPVRYADTRPAGGREGGGFGFGSLVVVGLVIAVIAFLWSRRRRAPDASFPGYGPVPPPAPGGPYGGAPGGYPGYAPPPSSGVGSTIAAGVGGLAAGMLLDEALRSHGGNDSNRESGLFGGNGGTVQNDPSADAYNDLRSDPIDMGNDDTSWDNGSSSDDGGSFDDNQW from the coding sequence ATGCAGAAGCTGCTGCTTTCCCTGATCCTGCTGGTCGCCACCGCGGCCGCCAGCGCCGCCGATTCGCCGAAGGATGTGCAGGCGCTGATCGCGCGCGGCGATTACCCGGGCGCTGAGGCCGCGCTCCGCGAGGCCATCACGGACCATCCGCAGAGCGCCAAGGCCCACTACGTGCTCGCGGAAGTGCTTGCGCACGAAGGCAACATCGGTGAGGCAAAGACCGAAGCAAACAAGGCCGCATCGCTCGATCCAGCCACGCACTTCACCGACCCGGCAAAATTCCAGGCATTCCAGCAGAAGCTCAACGAAGCACTCGCGCCCGTGTCGGCCAACCGCAGCCCGGCCGCGAGCCCGGTGCGCTACGCCGATACCCGCCCCGCCGGCGGGCGTGAAGGCGGTGGCTTTGGCTTCGGTAGCCTGGTCGTGGTCGGCCTCGTCATCGCGGTGATCGCCTTCCTGTGGTCGCGCCGCCGCCGTGCACCGGACGCCTCGTTCCCGGGCTACGGCCCGGTCCCGCCGCCGGCCCCGGGCGGTCCTTACGGTGGTGCCCCGGGTGGCTACCCCGGCTATGCGCCTCCGCCGTCCTCGGGCGTGGGCTCCACGATCGCCGCAGGCGTGGGCGGCCTTGCGGCTGGCATGCTGCTCGACGAAGCCCTGCGCTCGCATGGCGGGAACGACAGCAACCGCGAGAGCGGCCTGTTTGGCGGAAACGGCGGTACGGTGCAGAACGATCCCTCGGCGGACGCCTACAACGACCTGCGCAGCGACCCCATCGACATGGGCAACGATGACACTTCGTGGGATAACGGCTCATCCTCGGACGATGGCGGCTCGTTCGACGACAATCAGTGGTAA
- a CDS encoding cobalamin-binding protein yields MGPQRIVCLTEEPTETLYLLGEQDRIVGISGFTVRPPAARKEKPKVSAFTSAKVDRILALKPDIAIGFSDIQADIAQALIKAGVEVWISNHRSVEQILDYIRRLGALVGVPAKANALADELARGLDEVRDASAKLTRRPTVYFEEWDEPLISGIRWVSELIGIAGGNEALPHRAGESLAKNRIIADAAEVIATAPDIIIGSWCGKRFRPELVAARAGWENVPAVRDGELHEVKSPLILQPGPAALTDGLGELTRIIHGWAARHA; encoded by the coding sequence ATGGGTCCGCAACGCATCGTCTGCCTTACCGAAGAGCCCACGGAAACCCTGTACCTGCTGGGCGAGCAGGATCGCATCGTCGGCATCAGCGGCTTCACCGTGCGCCCGCCTGCGGCGCGCAAGGAGAAACCGAAGGTCAGCGCGTTCACCAGCGCCAAGGTCGACCGCATCCTTGCGTTGAAACCCGACATCGCCATTGGCTTCTCGGATATCCAGGCCGATATCGCGCAGGCGCTCATCAAGGCTGGTGTGGAAGTGTGGATTTCGAACCACCGCAGCGTGGAGCAGATCCTCGATTACATCCGCCGTCTCGGCGCGCTGGTGGGCGTGCCTGCGAAAGCGAACGCGTTGGCCGACGAGCTGGCGCGAGGTCTCGACGAGGTGCGCGACGCATCGGCAAAGCTCACCCGCCGACCGACTGTCTATTTCGAAGAATGGGATGAACCGCTGATCTCCGGGATCCGCTGGGTATCCGAACTGATCGGCATCGCGGGCGGCAACGAAGCGCTGCCGCATCGTGCCGGTGAATCGCTGGCGAAGAACCGCATCATCGCGGATGCCGCCGAGGTGATCGCCACGGCGCCGGACATCATCATCGGATCGTGGTGCGGTAAGCGCTTCCGCCCCGAACTCGTCGCCGCACGCGCGGGCTGGGAGAACGTACCCGCGGTGCGTGATGGCGAGCTGCACGAAGTGAAATCACCGCTCATCCTGCAACCCGGCCCGGCGGCGCTCACCGATGGTCTCGGAGAACTCACCCGCATCATCCACGGTTGGGCTGCGCGCCACGCCTAA
- a CDS encoding arginyltransferase → MTDRVRLFQTLPHTCGYFAERTAQNLVVDPGAPNLDKLYGPALAKGFRRAGGHLYLPQCAACQACVPCRIDAERFVPDRSQRRCLARNADLHVVEATPGFTHERHALYERYLRARHSGGGMDAADADDFQRFLAAPWSPTLFLEFRQGERLLGVAVTDMALAGASAVYTFYDPDEMARGLGTWGILQQVELARRRGIPYVYLGFWIAGHPKMDYKRRFHPLEVRRHGRWIEMP, encoded by the coding sequence ATGACCGACCGCGTCCGCCTCTTCCAGACCCTGCCGCATACCTGCGGCTACTTCGCCGAGCGGACGGCGCAGAACCTCGTGGTCGATCCGGGCGCGCCCAACCTCGACAAGCTTTACGGCCCCGCGCTGGCCAAGGGTTTCCGCCGCGCGGGTGGCCATCTCTACCTGCCCCAGTGCGCCGCCTGCCAGGCTTGCGTGCCCTGCCGGATCGATGCTGAGCGCTTCGTACCGGATCGCAGCCAGCGCCGCTGCCTGGCCCGCAACGCCGACCTCCACGTGGTCGAAGCCACACCAGGCTTCACCCACGAGCGCCACGCCCTGTACGAGCGCTACCTGCGCGCGCGGCACAGCGGTGGTGGCATGGATGCCGCGGACGCCGACGATTTCCAGCGTTTTCTCGCCGCCCCGTGGAGCCCCACGCTGTTCCTGGAGTTCCGCCAGGGCGAACGCCTGCTAGGCGTCGCCGTCACCGATATGGCGCTTGCGGGCGCCTCCGCTGTGTACACGTTCTACGACCCGGATGAGATGGCCCGCGGACTGGGCACCTGGGGCATCCTGCAGCAGGTAGAGCTTGCCCGCCGCCGCGGCATTCCCTACGTGTACCTGGGTTTCTGGATCGCCGGGCACCCCAAGATGGATTACAAGCGCCGTTTCCATCCGCTGGAAGTACGCCGGCATGGGCGTTGGATCGAAATGCCCTGA
- a CDS encoding GAF domain-containing protein — translation MSDLPDLTACDREPIHIPGSVQPHGVLIVVDAMNERVLQVSENAVDLLGVPLDELLGAPLQHVVTLPAHLFDDDERPAHSAWTPVTFPLGQRGGTWHASVHAYGTRWMIEIEPREAYFEDDPIRVAYDLTHKLENDVSVERAAQRVARAVRNLLGYDRVMVYRFDRDWHGEVVAEARVEELEAYLGLHYPATDIPVQARALYLRNRVRQISDCKYVPARIVPALDPQTQAATDLSDVSLRSVSPVHLEYLGYMGVTGTLVASIVTNGRLWGLISCHHYSPFFADHQMREVADAIARAFASRVSAIEELAKIEVESTLLTVREKLITAFNESEHIDAELLASLAPELLEVVDADGVAVFAGDRVIRHGNLPDAQALLRIRDVVGAHDASIGPDGIAGVVHTDELGTTFPALDEPDATALAAGVIFMPLQADAHNAVVWTRAEQVRNVRWAGNPALAKLENIPGARLSPRQSFAAWQETVRGRSRPWSRQHLDSARGLRVLIEMMERKHYQQQLELLRARLDTPRGA, via the coding sequence ATGTCTGACCTGCCCGACCTTACCGCCTGCGACCGCGAACCCATCCATATTCCCGGCTCTGTGCAGCCCCACGGCGTGTTGATCGTCGTGGATGCCATGAACGAACGCGTGCTGCAGGTCAGTGAGAACGCGGTCGACCTGCTCGGCGTCCCGCTCGATGAATTGCTCGGCGCGCCGCTCCAGCATGTGGTGACCTTGCCCGCCCACCTCTTCGATGACGACGAACGGCCGGCGCATAGCGCCTGGACTCCGGTAACGTTTCCGCTTGGCCAGCGCGGAGGCACGTGGCACGCGTCCGTGCACGCCTACGGCACCCGCTGGATGATCGAGATCGAGCCGCGCGAAGCCTACTTCGAAGACGATCCGATCCGCGTGGCCTACGACCTCACGCACAAGCTCGAGAACGACGTGTCGGTGGAACGCGCCGCGCAGCGCGTGGCGCGCGCCGTGCGCAACCTGCTCGGCTACGACCGGGTCATGGTGTACCGCTTCGACCGGGACTGGCACGGCGAGGTGGTGGCCGAGGCACGCGTGGAAGAGCTCGAGGCTTACCTCGGCCTGCATTACCCGGCGACCGATATCCCCGTGCAGGCGCGCGCGCTGTACCTGCGCAACCGCGTTCGACAGATCAGCGATTGCAAGTACGTGCCCGCACGGATCGTGCCCGCGCTTGATCCACAGACCCAGGCGGCGACCGATCTCTCCGACGTCTCGCTGCGCAGCGTGTCACCCGTGCATCTCGAATACCTCGGCTACATGGGCGTCACGGGCACGCTCGTGGCATCCATCGTCACGAATGGCCGCCTGTGGGGCCTGATCTCGTGCCACCACTACAGCCCGTTCTTCGCCGACCACCAGATGCGCGAAGTGGCCGACGCGATCGCGCGGGCCTTTGCCTCGCGCGTCTCGGCCATCGAAGAGCTTGCCAAGATCGAGGTGGAGAGCACGCTGCTCACGGTGCGTGAGAAGCTGATCACCGCGTTCAACGAGAGCGAGCACATCGATGCGGAACTGCTCGCTTCGCTTGCGCCCGAGCTGCTGGAAGTAGTCGATGCCGACGGCGTGGCGGTGTTCGCCGGCGACCGCGTCATACGCCACGGCAACCTGCCCGATGCGCAGGCGTTGCTGCGCATCCGCGATGTTGTCGGTGCGCACGATGCGAGCATAGGGCCGGACGGCATTGCCGGCGTGGTGCATACCGATGAACTGGGCACGACCTTCCCCGCGCTGGATGAGCCGGACGCCACCGCGCTCGCCGCGGGGGTCATCTTCATGCCGCTGCAGGCGGATGCCCATAATGCCGTGGTGTGGACGCGCGCCGAACAGGTGCGCAACGTACGCTGGGCCGGCAACCCCGCCCTCGCCAAACTCGAGAACATCCCCGGCGCCCGTCTTTCGCCCCGGCAGAGCTTCGCCGCCTGGCAGGAGACCGTGCGTGGCCGGTCGCGGCCCTGGTCGCGCCAGCACCTGGATTCCGCCCGTGGCCTGCGCGTGCTCATCGAGATGATGGAGCGCAAGCATTACCAGCAGCAGCTCGAACTGCTGCGCGCCAGGCTGGATACCCCGCGCGGCGCATGA
- a CDS encoding biliverdin-producing heme oxygenase, translating into MDGTAAQPLAHSLLRERTRAAHDAAEATAGMRALMSGAMDEAGYVELLAAQLRLFHAWEAERAADIEAVAAVWPYASRIPPLAADIVGAHPVGDIFRDNAAGPVMSPRKMSPTGWAPTAVDAAFWGELYVIEGSTLGGQVIVRHLRERFPHLPHAFYALGEHAPGRWRRFQQVLDEALATDAHQQLAIAGAQRMFARFQRTLQDPGHHV; encoded by the coding sequence ATGGACGGCACCGCCGCCCAGCCCCTCGCCCACTCCCTTCTCCGCGAGCGCACCCGCGCCGCGCACGATGCCGCCGAAGCGACGGCAGGCATGCGCGCGCTGATGTCCGGCGCGATGGATGAAGCAGGTTACGTCGAGTTGCTGGCGGCCCAGCTCCGTCTGTTCCACGCCTGGGAAGCCGAACGCGCGGCCGATATCGAAGCCGTAGCCGCGGTGTGGCCCTACGCCTCGCGCATCCCTCCCCTAGCGGCCGATATCGTAGGAGCCCACCCTGTGGGCGACATCTTTCGCGATAACGCCGCAGGGCCTGTGATGTCTCCGCGAAAGATGTCGCCCACAGGGTGGGCTCCTACGGCCGTCGACGCTGCCTTCTGGGGCGAGCTTTACGTTATCGAGGGTTCGACGCTTGGCGGCCAGGTGATCGTGCGCCACCTGCGCGAGCGCTTCCCCCATCTTCCCCACGCTTTCTACGCCCTTGGCGAACACGCCCCGGGTCGCTGGCGGCGCTTCCAGCAGGTGCTCGATGAAGCACTCGCGACGGATGCCCACCAGCAGCTAGCCATCGCCGGCGCGCAGCGGATGTTCGCGCGCTTCCAACGGACGCTCCAGGATCCTGGCCACCATGTCTGA